A genomic window from Rhizobiaceae bacterium includes:
- a CDS encoding cupin domain-containing protein, translating to MALHHARAAEVVDFSPQGSRLRSMRTAAIVKTAEFEVARLVVQEGVLLKRHQVPGSITLYCLEGHVEIELDRESIEMEADEWIYLDGGTPHAVRGLTDSALLLTIILANPAEER from the coding sequence ATGGCGCTTCATCACGCCAGGGCGGCTGAAGTCGTCGACTTCTCACCGCAAGGTTCCCGGCTGAGGAGCATGCGCACCGCCGCCATTGTGAAGACTGCCGAATTCGAGGTCGCCCGCCTCGTCGTACAGGAAGGGGTGCTGCTGAAGCGACACCAAGTCCCAGGGAGCATCACCTTGTATTGTCTCGAAGGTCACGTTGAAATCGAGCTCGACAGAGAGTCCATCGAAATGGAGGCTGATGAATGGATTTATCTCGACGGCGGTACGCCCCACGCCGTCCGGGGGCTCACGGATTCGGCGCTTCTCCTGACGATCATCCTTGCCAATCCTGCGGAAGAACGGTGA
- a CDS encoding DUF6522 family protein, producing the protein MTPSAKMVRRDSTGQFTLDAEILAKRFGWSTEELHDLMRRHRVTSRIERGEGDDEGRWRLSVRCGNRQWHAIVETDCAIVHEAVDFVAPMKATLAGSR; encoded by the coding sequence ATGACCCCGTCCGCAAAAATGGTGCGGCGGGATAGCACTGGCCAGTTCACGCTCGACGCCGAAATTCTGGCGAAGCGCTTCGGATGGTCGACGGAAGAGCTCCACGATCTCATGCGCCGTCATCGGGTTACTAGCCGAATCGAGCGCGGCGAGGGCGATGACGAAGGCCGATGGAGGTTGTCGGTGCGCTGCGGCAACCGACAATGGCACGCAATCGTCGAAACCGACTGCGCGATTGTGCACGAGGCGGTGGACTTCGTTGCCCCAATGAAAGCGACGCTCGCGGGGAGCAGATAG
- the cadA gene encoding cadmium-translocating P-type ATPase, with the protein MSCCAPGAEAAAELGGFPSREELRLASRELGNGLWQSNLSVPGVHCAACIRAVEHALAGLPTVEHARVNLSTKRVAVIWRGEEAPPIVETLAGIGYPAHLFEAEDEKADPELSRLVRALAVAGFAAMNIMLLSVSVWSGAEAETRQAFHWISAALALVCLLYSGRIFFLSAWNALRRGRTNMDVPVSIGVVLAFCLSLYDTIHNGRHAYFDAATSLIFFLLIGRTLDHVMREKARSAVRGLMRLAPRGAVVLHADGGRDFLPVAEIEPQMRIALVAGDRVPVDGVVEEGSSDIDCAIATGESVPQPVRTGSKVTAGTLNLTGPLVIAATARTDASFLAEMVRLMEAAEGGRARYRRLADRAAQLYSPVVHATAFLTFLGWMAATGDWHKAVTVAISVLIITCPCALGLAVPIVQVVAARRLFEAGIMVKDGSGIERLAEIDMVAFDKTGTLTLGRPRLLNAEGIDPDALAIATAIAERSSHPLSRALAAYGRKTRITVSEVTEHPGLGIEAHADGFAYRLGRAEWALAIPVAENAPGTVLARDGVLVASFDFEDTLRPDAEAVVEALRAADMRIAILSGDRPAMVAATAGMLGISDFESGLMPAEKVERLRTIAATGIKVLMVGDGINDAPALAAAHVSMAPASAADIGRNAADFVFLHGSLDAIPTAFTLSREAGQLVHQNFALAIAYNAIALPIAIAGYVTPLIAALAMSLSSIIVVANALRLGRRRTSKPGSETLTAVPHPLKAALEPGE; encoded by the coding sequence GTGAGCTGCTGCGCACCTGGCGCGGAGGCTGCCGCCGAACTCGGTGGCTTCCCGTCCCGCGAGGAACTGCGGCTGGCCAGCCGCGAACTGGGCAACGGGCTGTGGCAATCCAACCTCTCGGTCCCGGGCGTTCATTGCGCGGCCTGCATTCGAGCCGTGGAGCACGCGCTCGCGGGCCTGCCGACCGTCGAGCATGCGCGCGTCAACCTCTCGACCAAGCGCGTTGCGGTCATATGGCGCGGCGAGGAGGCGCCGCCGATCGTCGAGACGCTCGCCGGCATAGGCTATCCGGCGCATCTGTTCGAGGCCGAAGACGAAAAGGCCGATCCGGAACTTTCCCGGCTCGTGCGCGCACTGGCGGTCGCCGGCTTCGCGGCGATGAACATCATGCTCCTGTCGGTTTCCGTCTGGTCGGGAGCCGAGGCCGAGACACGGCAGGCCTTCCATTGGATTTCGGCGGCGCTCGCCCTGGTCTGCCTGCTCTATTCCGGCCGCATCTTCTTCCTTTCGGCCTGGAACGCGCTGCGCCGCGGTCGCACCAACATGGACGTGCCGGTCTCGATCGGCGTCGTGCTCGCTTTCTGCCTCAGCCTCTACGACACGATCCACAATGGCCGGCATGCCTATTTCGACGCGGCGACGTCGCTGATCTTCTTCCTTCTCATCGGCCGAACGCTCGATCATGTCATGCGCGAAAAGGCTCGATCAGCAGTTAGGGGCTTGATGCGCCTGGCTCCGCGCGGCGCGGTCGTGCTGCATGCCGACGGCGGCCGAGATTTCCTGCCGGTCGCCGAAATCGAGCCGCAAATGCGGATCGCGCTGGTAGCAGGCGACCGCGTTCCGGTTGACGGCGTTGTCGAGGAGGGAAGCTCCGATATCGACTGCGCCATAGCCACCGGGGAAAGCGTTCCTCAACCCGTGCGGACGGGATCGAAGGTGACTGCGGGCACCCTAAACCTGACCGGGCCGCTGGTGATCGCGGCGACGGCCCGCACCGATGCGTCGTTCCTGGCGGAAATGGTCCGGCTCATGGAAGCCGCCGAGGGCGGCCGCGCCCGCTATCGGCGGTTGGCGGACCGTGCCGCGCAGCTCTATTCGCCCGTCGTGCACGCCACCGCCTTCCTGACCTTCCTCGGATGGATGGCCGCCACTGGCGATTGGCACAAGGCGGTCACGGTCGCCATCTCCGTTCTAATCATCACCTGCCCCTGCGCGCTCGGCCTTGCCGTGCCGATCGTGCAGGTGGTAGCGGCGCGCCGACTATTCGAGGCCGGCATCATGGTCAAGGACGGTTCCGGCATCGAGCGTCTGGCCGAGATCGACATGGTGGCGTTCGACAAGACTGGGACGCTGACGCTCGGGCGTCCGCGGCTGCTAAATGCAGAGGGTATCGACCCGGATGCGCTGGCGATTGCCACCGCCATAGCGGAAAGGTCCAGCCATCCACTGTCACGAGCACTGGCTGCGTACGGGCGTAAAACCCGCATCACCGTTTCCGAGGTCACGGAACATCCGGGCCTTGGCATCGAAGCGCACGCCGACGGATTCGCCTACCGCCTTGGCCGGGCGGAGTGGGCGCTGGCGATTCCGGTAGCGGAAAATGCGCCCGGCACAGTCCTGGCTCGTGATGGCGTCCTGGTCGCGTCCTTTGACTTCGAGGACACATTGCGCCCCGACGCCGAAGCCGTGGTCGAAGCACTACGCGCTGCCGATATGCGCATCGCCATCCTGTCGGGCGATCGTCCCGCCATGGTGGCCGCCACGGCGGGGATGCTCGGCATCAGCGACTTTGAATCGGGACTGATGCCGGCCGAGAAGGTGGAGCGGCTGCGGACCATCGCCGCCACGGGCATCAAGGTGCTGATGGTCGGCGACGGCATCAACGACGCACCGGCGCTCGCGGCCGCCCATGTCTCGATGGCGCCCGCGTCAGCCGCTGACATCGGCCGCAACGCCGCCGATTTCGTGTTCCTGCATGGAAGCCTCGACGCGATCCCCACGGCTTTTACCCTATCGCGGGAGGCAGGACAGCTCGTCCATCAGAATTTCGCGCTGGCAATCGCCTACAACGCCATCGCGCTCCCTATTGCCATAGCCGGCTACGTCACGCCGCTGATCGCAGCACTCGCCATGTCGCTGTCGTCGATCATCGTCGTCGCCAACGCCTTGCGCCTCGGACGACGGCGCACAAGCAAGCCTGGATCCGAGACTTTGACAGCCGTGCCGCATCCGCTAAAGGCGGCTTTGGAGCCAGGAGAATGA
- a CDS encoding DUF2189 domain-containing protein, with the protein MATLDQTEPTPVPLAMQRRRNLPAGAALGWLGKGWRDLWNSPGPSLAYGIAVFAVSLAIIWGLFALGLDYILLPALAGFMVVGPLIAIGLYQKSRDIETGEPVSLGRMVLVQAASGGQVWFTGAILCLLMLVWMRAAVIIYALFFGLRPFPGLGGVFSMLLTTPEGWGMLVVGTVVGGLFAAFSFAISTFAVPMLLDEKTDAFTAMGTSISLVWNNLPVMLAWGAIVLALFLVCVATGLLGLIIVFPLLGHATWHSYRTIR; encoded by the coding sequence ATGGCCACGCTCGACCAGACTGAACCGACTCCCGTTCCGCTCGCCATGCAGCGCCGCCGCAACTTGCCCGCCGGCGCCGCGCTCGGCTGGCTGGGGAAGGGCTGGCGCGACCTGTGGAATAGTCCCGGGCCAAGCCTCGCCTACGGGATCGCGGTCTTCGCGGTTTCGCTCGCCATCATCTGGGGTTTGTTCGCGTTAGGACTAGATTATATCCTGCTGCCGGCCCTGGCCGGTTTCATGGTGGTCGGGCCGCTCATCGCCATCGGCCTCTACCAGAAGAGCAGGGACATCGAGACCGGCGAGCCTGTCAGCCTGGGCCGGATGGTGCTAGTGCAGGCGGCGTCGGGCGGGCAGGTGTGGTTCACCGGCGCGATCCTGTGCCTTTTGATGCTGGTATGGATGCGCGCCGCCGTGATCATCTATGCGCTGTTCTTCGGGCTGCGACCATTTCCGGGGCTTGGCGGCGTGTTTTCCATGCTGCTGACCACGCCGGAGGGGTGGGGCATGCTGGTCGTTGGCACGGTGGTCGGGGGCCTGTTCGCGGCCTTCTCCTTCGCCATCAGCACCTTTGCCGTGCCGATGCTGCTCGACGAGAAGACCGACGCCTTCACCGCCATGGGCACCAGCATCTCGCTGGTATGGAACAATTTGCCGGTCATGCTCGCCTGGGGCGCGATCGTGCTGGCGCTGTTTCTCGTCTGCGTGGCGACGGGGCTCCTCGGTCTGATCATCGTGTTTCCGTTGCTCGGCCATGCGACATGGCACAGCTACAGGACGATCAGGTGA
- the ccoP gene encoding cytochrome-c oxidase, cbb3-type subunit III — translation MATEKLDPVTGRMTTGHEWNGIEELNTPVPRVVLFFLAATTLFAIGYWLLMPAWPLGWTYTKGLLGIDQRVVVTRQVEQAAAERAEAWTEKLVEASYSEALGDEALMRHVSETGRTLFADNCAACHGVNATGGPGFPDLTAKTWLWGGEPETLEETIRVGINSTNDDTRVSQMLAFGRDGILERDQISDVVAYVRSLSGASGDQAKLSAGQEVFASNCASCHGEDAKGNRELGAPDLTDNHWIYGGDLQTVYSTVYAGRQGHMPNWGSRLAPADLKILTLYVHSLRGTAQ, via the coding sequence ATGGCAACGGAGAAGCTTGATCCCGTTACGGGCCGGATGACCACCGGGCATGAGTGGAACGGCATCGAGGAGCTCAATACGCCGGTACCGCGCGTGGTGCTGTTCTTCTTGGCGGCCACAACTCTGTTCGCCATCGGCTACTGGCTGCTGATGCCGGCCTGGCCGCTTGGCTGGACTTACACAAAAGGACTTCTGGGCATCGATCAGCGCGTAGTCGTGACCCGCCAGGTCGAGCAGGCAGCGGCCGAACGGGCTGAGGCCTGGACGGAGAAGCTGGTGGAGGCAAGCTATTCGGAAGCCCTCGGCGACGAGGCGCTGATGCGCCACGTAAGCGAGACGGGCCGGACCCTGTTCGCGGACAATTGCGCTGCCTGCCACGGCGTCAACGCGACCGGCGGACCGGGTTTCCCGGACCTGACCGCAAAGACCTGGCTGTGGGGCGGCGAACCGGAGACACTCGAGGAGACAATCCGCGTCGGCATCAATTCCACCAATGACGACACGCGTGTCTCCCAGATGCTGGCCTTCGGTCGCGACGGTATTCTGGAACGGGACCAGATCAGTGACGTGGTCGCCTATGTCCGGTCGCTTTCGGGTGCGAGCGGAGATCAAGCAAAGCTCTCGGCGGGGCAGGAGGTCTTTGCCTCGAATTGCGCATCCTGTCACGGAGAGGACGCCAAGGGCAACCGCGAACTCGGAGCGCCGGACCTCACGGACAATCACTGGATCTATGGCGGCGATCTCCAGACGGTCTATTCGACGGTCTATGCCGGCCGCCAGGGTCATATGCCGAACTGGGGTAGCCGGCTGGCGCCGGCCGATCTCAAGATACTGACCCTCTACGTCCATTCCCTGCGAGGGACTGCGCAATGA
- a CDS encoding cbb3-type cytochrome c oxidase subunit 3 has translation MDLDHESVVGFTKSWGLFYLMALAVAVLIYTFWPSNRKRFDRAKNSILDKEDRPGGPGDGNGEA, from the coding sequence ATGGACCTTGACCATGAATCGGTCGTCGGTTTCACCAAGAGCTGGGGACTGTTCTATCTCATGGCACTGGCCGTGGCGGTGCTGATCTACACGTTCTGGCCGTCGAACCGGAAGCGCTTCGACCGCGCCAAGAACAGTATTCTCGACAAGGAAGACAGACCGGGGGGACCAGGCGATGGCAACGGAGAAGCTTGA
- the ccoO gene encoding cytochrome-c oxidase, cbb3-type subunit II encodes MPNFHRKLERSAIGFVLAIVGVSAIGGFVEIAPLFTIHETVEEAPDMRVYTPLELAGRNIYIREGCYACHSQMIRTLRDEVERYGPYSLAVESQYDHPMLWGSKRTGPDLARLGAKYSDAWHVAHLNNPRDVVPESIMPRYGWLARNYLRVDDLSEHLAAQRAVGVPYTDDMIQNATADAFGQATPDSDASSGVTERYGEATNIRAFDGDPARVTEMDALVAYLQILGKLTDAAFRQTADAGE; translated from the coding sequence ATGCCGAACTTTCACCGCAAGCTCGAACGCAGCGCCATCGGCTTCGTGCTGGCCATCGTCGGCGTGTCGGCTATCGGCGGCTTCGTCGAGATCGCGCCGCTCTTCACAATCCACGAGACGGTCGAGGAGGCACCCGATATGCGCGTCTACACACCGCTCGAGCTCGCCGGGCGCAACATCTACATCCGCGAAGGCTGCTATGCCTGCCATTCCCAAATGATCCGCACGTTGCGCGACGAGGTCGAGCGCTACGGCCCGTACTCATTGGCGGTCGAGTCGCAATACGACCATCCGATGCTGTGGGGATCGAAGCGCACCGGCCCGGACCTGGCGCGGCTCGGGGCCAAATATTCCGATGCCTGGCATGTCGCTCACCTCAACAACCCGCGCGACGTGGTGCCGGAATCGATCATGCCGCGCTATGGCTGGCTGGCGCGCAATTATCTCAGGGTTGACGATCTCAGCGAGCATCTCGCCGCGCAGCGCGCGGTCGGCGTGCCCTATACGGACGACATGATCCAGAATGCGACAGCCGACGCATTTGGTCAGGCGACCCCTGACAGCGATGCCTCAAGTGGCGTCACCGAGCGCTACGGCGAAGCGACCAATATCCGCGCCTTCGACGGCGATCCGGCTCGGGTCACGGAGATGGATGCGCTGGTCGCCTATCTCCAGATCCTCGGCAAGCTCACCGATGCAGCGTTCCGTCAGACGGCCGATGCGGGAGAGTGA
- the ccoN gene encoding cytochrome-c oxidase, cbb3-type subunit I: MVKAVSGLTVTERQYSLVTLLLLAAVGLAMAAGGRGDPLGAHGFIVLAFSLGLAFVVLAGYFEPEPDQSRLSRYYDDPTRAGIVLAMGWAVVGMFFGVWVAALLAWPELTFVDQAWASFGRLRPVHTSGVIFGFGGNALIATSFHVLQRTTRARLPDQFSPWFVLIGYNLFCVLAASGYLMGLTQSKEYAEPEWYADIWLVIVWVVYFLIYIRTLARRKEPHIYVANWYYMAFILVVAVLHIVNNLAVPVSFGHAKSYSLFSGVQDAMTQWWYGHNAVAFFLTAGFLGMMYYYLPKRAGRPIFSYRLSIISFWGITFMYMWAGSHHLHYTALPQWVQTLGMTFSVVLLVPSWASAGNALATLNGAWHKVRDDATLRFMMVAAVFYGLSTFEGSFMAIRAVNSLSHYTDWTVGHVHAGALGWVAMITFGSIYALVPWMWKQERMYSPKLVEVHFWLALTGTIIYVFAMWNSGIIQGLMWRTYNDSGTLAYSFIDSLVAMHPYYIARTIGGLFFLAGAIVGSYNVWMTIRMSRLGSSARDAETDLPAIQPVGAAVQPGE, translated from the coding sequence ATGGTCAAGGCGGTTTCCGGGCTTACAGTTACCGAACGGCAATACTCCCTGGTCACGCTCTTGCTGCTCGCAGCGGTCGGTCTGGCGATGGCGGCCGGCGGGCGAGGCGATCCGCTAGGGGCGCACGGCTTCATCGTGCTTGCCTTCAGCCTTGGCCTGGCGTTTGTTGTGCTGGCCGGCTACTTCGAGCCCGAGCCCGATCAAAGCAGGCTCTCCCGCTATTATGACGATCCGACAAGGGCAGGCATCGTGCTGGCGATGGGTTGGGCGGTCGTGGGCATGTTCTTCGGCGTCTGGGTTGCGGCCCTTCTCGCCTGGCCGGAATTAACCTTCGTTGACCAGGCATGGGCGAGCTTCGGCCGTCTAAGGCCCGTCCATACGAGCGGCGTCATTTTCGGGTTCGGAGGCAACGCACTGATAGCCACCTCCTTTCATGTGCTCCAGCGCACGACACGCGCGCGACTGCCGGATCAGTTCAGCCCATGGTTCGTGCTGATCGGCTACAATCTGTTCTGCGTGCTCGCCGCCAGCGGCTACCTGATGGGGCTCACCCAGTCCAAGGAATATGCCGAGCCGGAATGGTATGCCGACATCTGGCTGGTGATCGTCTGGGTCGTCTATTTCCTGATCTACATTCGCACGCTTGCGCGGCGGAAGGAGCCGCACATCTACGTTGCGAACTGGTACTACATGGCCTTCATTCTGGTCGTGGCGGTGCTGCACATCGTCAACAACCTCGCCGTGCCGGTGTCGTTCGGTCACGCCAAGAGCTATTCGCTGTTTTCGGGCGTGCAGGATGCGATGACCCAGTGGTGGTACGGCCACAATGCGGTCGCCTTCTTCCTGACGGCCGGCTTCCTCGGCATGATGTACTACTACCTGCCCAAGCGCGCCGGTCGCCCGATCTTCTCCTACCGGCTCTCCATCATCAGCTTCTGGGGTATCACCTTCATGTATATGTGGGCGGGTTCGCACCATCTGCACTACACGGCTCTGCCGCAATGGGTACAGACGCTCGGCATGACGTTCTCGGTTGTGCTTCTGGTGCCGTCCTGGGCGTCGGCCGGCAATGCGCTCGCCACCCTCAACGGCGCCTGGCACAAGGTGCGCGACGATGCGACCCTGCGCTTCATGATGGTCGCCGCCGTATTCTACGGGCTCTCGACCTTCGAAGGATCGTTCATGGCGATCCGGGCGGTCAACTCGCTGTCGCACTATACCGACTGGACCGTCGGCCATGTGCATGCCGGTGCGCTCGGCTGGGTGGCGATGATTACCTTCGGCTCGATCTACGCGCTGGTGCCGTGGATGTGGAAGCAGGAGCGCATGTATTCGCCGAAGCTGGTCGAGGTCCATTTCTGGCTCGCGCTCACCGGCACCATAATCTACGTCTTCGCCATGTGGAATTCCGGCATCATCCAGGGGCTGATGTGGCGGACCTACAACGACAGCGGAACGCTCGCCTATTCCTTCATCGACAGCCTCGTCGCGATGCACCCCTATTACATCGCGCGCACGATCGGCGGCCTGTTCTTCCTCGCTGGCGCGATCGTCGGCTCCTACAATGTCTGGATGACGATCCGCATGTCGCGGCTGGGGTCGAGCGCGCGCGACGCAGAGACGGATCTGCCTGCTATCCAGCCCGTCGGCGCAGCCGTTCAGCCTGGGGAGTAA
- a CDS encoding Rrf2 family transcriptional regulator: MRMTLHTDYALRMLIYVAARQNRPCTVSDVADAYGLSRNHLLKVALKLRHLGVIETMRGRAGGIRLAKTPESINIGALVRTTEEDFALVECMQGGNCAISPACRLKGIFGEALGAYLAVFDKYTLADVVRNRRALESLLDIDLQAA, encoded by the coding sequence ATGCGCATGACGCTTCACACCGACTATGCGCTCAGAATGCTGATCTATGTCGCAGCACGGCAAAACCGGCCCTGTACTGTGAGCGACGTTGCGGACGCATATGGGTTGTCGCGCAATCATCTGCTCAAGGTAGCCCTGAAGCTTCGTCATCTGGGTGTCATCGAGACAATGCGCGGTCGCGCCGGCGGCATCCGTCTGGCGAAGACGCCGGAGAGCATCAATATCGGAGCGCTGGTGCGCACGACCGAGGAGGATTTTGCGTTGGTTGAATGCATGCAAGGCGGCAACTGCGCCATTTCGCCGGCATGCCGGCTGAAGGGCATCTTCGGCGAGGCGCTTGGCGCATATCTGGCGGTCTTCGACAAATATACTTTGGCAGATGTCGTACGTAACAGAAGAGCGCTGGAATCTCTTCTGGACATCGATCTGCAGGCGGCATGA
- a CDS encoding redoxin domain-containing protein — MKPFDTAPELDVTQWFNASEPVTLTSLRGKVVVLHAFQMLCPGCVHSGIPQAQRIAANFPRSDVAVIGVHTVFEHHQAMTPISLAAFIHEYRLTFPIAVDRPGGKGPIPATMAAYGMRGTPSLVLIDRAGKVRRHAFGAEDDLLVGAEIGLLMAECRQEVAGTP, encoded by the coding sequence ATGAAGCCGTTCGATACCGCTCCCGAGCTCGATGTCACGCAATGGTTCAATGCTTCGGAACCGGTTACCCTAACCAGCCTGCGCGGCAAGGTCGTCGTGCTGCATGCCTTCCAGATGCTGTGCCCCGGCTGTGTCCACTCGGGCATCCCGCAAGCACAGCGCATTGCCGCGAATTTCCCCAGAAGCGACGTCGCGGTCATCGGCGTCCATACGGTGTTCGAGCACCATCAGGCGATGACGCCGATATCACTTGCCGCCTTCATCCACGAATATCGCCTGACCTTTCCGATCGCCGTCGACAGGCCCGGGGGCAAGGGACCGATACCTGCCACAATGGCTGCTTACGGGATGCGCGGAACCCCCAGTCTTGTTCTCATCGATCGCGCGGGCAAGGTTCGCCGCCATGCCTTCGGCGCGGAAGACGATCTCCTCGTCGGTGCGGAAATCGGCTTGTTGATGGCCGAGTGCCGACAGGAGGTTGCCGGCACACCTTAG
- a CDS encoding MarR family transcriptional regulator, producing MYIPGAAIEAAHLIDRIERLARSGVQMHGLNPAQWEALRYLARANRFSRTPAGLAAYLGSTRGTVSQTLISLEQKGFVIRQTSERDRRSIALGLTEKGRDALADDPLLGVAQDIAQTAGEDVGAIADMLKRALRVTISRNGGRPFGLCRTCRHFRGNEDRGQANPHFCALLKEPLSEADGADICLEQEDA from the coding sequence ATGTATATTCCTGGCGCGGCCATTGAAGCTGCCCATTTGATCGACAGGATCGAGCGGCTGGCCCGCAGCGGCGTTCAGATGCACGGCCTCAATCCGGCACAGTGGGAGGCGCTTCGCTATCTGGCCCGCGCCAACCGCTTTTCGCGCACGCCAGCGGGCCTTGCGGCCTATCTCGGCTCGACACGGGGGACCGTGTCACAGACGCTGATTTCGCTGGAGCAGAAGGGCTTCGTCATCCGACAAACAAGCGAGCGGGATCGCCGCTCGATAGCACTCGGCCTGACGGAAAAAGGGCGAGATGCCCTTGCGGACGATCCGCTGCTGGGTGTCGCCCAAGACATCGCACAGACGGCGGGCGAGGACGTCGGGGCCATCGCCGATATGCTGAAGCGAGCCTTGCGCGTCACGATCAGCCGCAATGGCGGCCGTCCATTCGGTCTCTGCCGGACCTGTCGCCACTTTCGCGGCAACGAAGATCGCGGCCAGGCGAATCCACATTTTTGCGCGCTGTTGAAGGAGCCGCTCTCGGAGGCTGACGGCGCGGACATCTGCCTCGAGCAGGAAGATGCCTGA
- a CDS encoding PAS domain S-box protein gives MRRDRQHVATGLGAAILGSSADAILATDRQGMIRFWNPGAVRIFGFSENEALDASLDIIIPERLRPRHWHGWEHVVLTGETRYGSGDLLSVPALTKDGRQISVEFTIILLYDADHQVSGMASILRDVTPRFDEMRRLKRQLADLSEKASASCAEFASATGVNPTS, from the coding sequence ATGCGACGCGATAGGCAGCACGTCGCAACCGGCCTGGGGGCCGCCATACTCGGCTCCTCAGCCGACGCTATCCTCGCCACCGATCGGCAAGGGATGATCCGCTTCTGGAATCCCGGCGCGGTGCGTATCTTCGGCTTTTCGGAAAATGAAGCACTGGACGCATCCCTGGATATCATCATTCCCGAGCGTCTGAGGCCGAGGCATTGGCACGGCTGGGAGCATGTCGTGCTGACCGGCGAAACCCGTTACGGCTCAGGCGATCTGCTTTCCGTTCCCGCCCTGACCAAAGATGGCCGTCAAATCTCGGTCGAGTTCACAATCATCCTGCTTTACGATGCTGACCACCAAGTCAGCGGCATGGCATCTATCCTGCGGGATGTGACGCCCCGCTTCGACGAAATGCGCCGGCTGAAACGGCAACTGGCCGACCTATCCGAAAAGGCGTCGGCCAGCTGCGCAGAATTTGCCTCAGCGACCGGCGTCAATCCGACTTCCTGA